In Desulfuromonadales bacterium, one DNA window encodes the following:
- the proC gene encoding pyrroline-5-carboxylate reductase, with protein sequence MKSVGKIGFIGGGNMAEAIIRGLLRGAFPAAGVVVSEPGAERRRLLQEQFGITLAADNLEVARSCSLVVLAVKPQVAAEVLSGIGAAFAGDRLLISILAGVSTATIEDFFDGSPRVVRAMPNTPALVGAGATALCPGRFATVDDLLTARHLFEAVGSVQVVGEAQMDAVTGLSGSGPAYVFTIIEALADGGVQEGLPRDAALSLAVQTVLGAARLVQESGEHPAVLRDKVCSPGGTTIAGLKSLEEKGLRAALMEAVGSAARRSRELGAKK encoded by the coding sequence ATGAAATCAGTCGGCAAGATTGGCTTCATCGGCGGTGGCAACATGGCGGAGGCCATCATCCGGGGGCTGTTGCGCGGCGCCTTCCCGGCCGCCGGTGTCGTCGTCTCGGAACCGGGCGCGGAGCGCCGGCGCCTGCTGCAGGAGCAGTTCGGCATAACCCTGGCGGCTGACAATCTCGAGGTTGCCAGAAGCTGCAGCCTGGTGGTGCTGGCGGTCAAGCCGCAGGTCGCCGCCGAGGTCCTCTCGGGGATCGGCGCCGCCTTTGCCGGCGACAGACTGCTGATCTCCATTCTCGCCGGGGTTTCGACGGCGACGATTGAGGACTTTTTCGACGGCTCGCCGCGGGTGGTGCGGGCGATGCCCAACACGCCGGCCCTGGTCGGCGCCGGGGCGACGGCACTGTGTCCCGGCCGCTTCGCCACCGTCGACGACCTGCTGACGGCCCGCCATCTTTTCGAGGCGGTGGGAAGCGTACAGGTAGTCGGCGAGGCGCAGATGGACGCCGTCACCGGGCTCTCCGGCTCCGGCCCGGCCTACGTCTTCACCATCATCGAGGCGCTGGCCGACGGCGGCGTGCAGGAGGGGCTGCCGCGCGATGCCGCCCTCTCCCTGGCGGTGCAGACGGTACTCGGGGCGGCGCGCCTGGTGCAGGAGAGCGGCGAGCACCCGGCGGTGCTGCGCGACAAGGTCTGCTCTCCCGGCGGCACCACCATCGCCGGGCTGAAGAGCCTGGAGGAGAAGGGGCTGCGTGCCGCCCTGATGG
- a CDS encoding XRE family transcriptional regulator, with translation MKIGEKLRKLRMSNSLTQEELASRADLTKGYISQLENDATSPSISTLKDLLDVLGVSMSEFFAEKLPLQVVFGADSRVVASDEHGLRVELLVPGAQNRTMDPALVTLQPGEAMAEQPFHEGEEFGFVLAGRVELSLDDRVYTVRKDECFYFPSDHRHRVSNPGKSVAKILWVVSPPTFFC, from the coding sequence GTGAAAATCGGCGAAAAGCTGCGCAAACTGCGGATGTCCAACTCTCTCACCCAGGAGGAGTTGGCGAGCCGCGCCGACCTGACCAAAGGGTACATATCGCAGCTCGAAAACGATGCCACCTCCCCTTCGATCAGCACTCTCAAGGATCTGCTCGACGTCCTCGGCGTCTCGATGTCCGAGTTCTTTGCCGAGAAACTGCCGCTGCAGGTGGTCTTCGGCGCCGACTCCCGGGTGGTCGCCAGCGACGAGCATGGACTGCGCGTCGAACTGCTCGTCCCCGGGGCGCAGAACCGCACCATGGATCCGGCCCTGGTCACCCTGCAGCCGGGAGAGGCGATGGCCGAGCAGCCCTTCCACGAGGGGGAGGAGTTCGGCTTCGTCCTGGCCGGCCGGGTGGAGCTGTCGCTCGACGACCGGGTCTACACGGTGCGCAAGGACGAATGCTTCTACTTCCCCTCGGACCACCGGCACCGGGTCAGCAATCCGGGCAAGAGCGTGGCGAAGATCCTATGGGTCGTCTCGCCGCCGACGTTTTTTTGTTAG
- the speD gene encoding adenosylmethionine decarboxylase: MKSLGQQIVAEFYECDAEVLNDPKRVEEIMCEAALAAGATIVTKTFHTFSPHGVSGAVIIAESHLAIHTWPEYGYAAVDLFTCGDTVVPEEAYRHLKAGLRSRRASTMEMKRGQLEVVGELTHKPVELKQAV, from the coding sequence ATGAAATCTCTGGGTCAGCAGATCGTCGCCGAATTCTACGAGTGTGACGCCGAAGTCCTGAACGACCCCAAGCGGGTCGAGGAGATCATGTGCGAAGCGGCCCTGGCCGCCGGCGCCACCATCGTTACCAAAACCTTCCACACCTTCAGCCCGCACGGCGTCTCCGGGGCGGTCATCATCGCCGAGAGCCACCTGGCCATCCACACCTGGCCCGAGTACGGCTACGCCGCCGTCGACCTCTTCACCTGCGGCGACACGGTGGTACCGGAAGAAGCCTACCGCCACCTCAAGGCCGGCCTGCGCTCCCGCCGCGCCTCGACCATGGAGATGAAGCGCGGCCAGCTCGAGGTGGTCGGAGAGCTGACCCACAAACCGGTCGAACTGAAACAGGCAGTGTAG
- the speE gene encoding polyamine aminopropyltransferase, which yields MELWYTEKHSENVGITLKATKTLFSGKSEFQQLDIIETVEYGRMMLLDGLVMCTERDEFVYHDMITHPALFTHPNPKQVLVIGGGDGGTIREIMKHKNVELATLCEIDGLVIDKSVELLPSMACEIDGKNPRVKLHVDDGLAYIRDHQNEFDVIMVDSTDPIGPAVGLFEEDFYRLVFGALKADGIMVAQSESPFYHAEIQKNMYRNLRSVFPIVEMYQAFIPTYPSGFWSFAFASKKHHPVKDFDRERAKNRGFYTKYYNEELHLGAFMLPTFARENIAP from the coding sequence ATGGAACTCTGGTACACCGAAAAACACTCGGAAAACGTCGGCATCACCCTGAAGGCGACGAAAACCCTCTTCTCCGGCAAGAGCGAGTTCCAGCAGCTCGACATCATCGAGACCGTCGAATACGGGCGGATGATGCTCCTCGACGGGCTGGTGATGTGCACCGAGCGCGACGAGTTCGTCTACCACGACATGATTACCCACCCGGCCCTCTTCACCCACCCGAACCCGAAGCAGGTGCTGGTGATCGGCGGCGGCGACGGGGGCACCATCCGCGAAATCATGAAGCACAAGAACGTCGAACTGGCGACCCTGTGCGAGATCGACGGCCTGGTCATCGACAAGTCGGTCGAACTGCTCCCCTCCATGGCCTGCGAGATCGACGGGAAAAACCCCCGGGTCAAGCTGCACGTCGATGACGGCCTGGCCTACATCCGCGACCACCAGAACGAGTTCGACGTGATCATGGTCGACTCCACCGACCCGATCGGGCCGGCGGTGGGACTGTTCGAGGAGGACTTCTACCGCCTCGTTTTCGGCGCCCTGAAGGCGGACGGCATCATGGTGGCGCAGAGCGAGTCCCCCTTCTACCATGCCGAGATCCAGAAGAACATGTACCGGAACCTGCGCTCCGTCTTCCCGATCGTGGAGATGTACCAGGCCTTCATCCCGACCTACCCTTCCGGCTTCTGGAGCTTCGCCTTCGCCAGCAAGAAGCACCATCCGGTCAAGGATTTCGACCGCGAGCGGGCGAAAAATCGCGGCTTCTACACCAAGTACTACAACGAGGAGCTGCACCTCGGCGCCTTCATGCTGCCCACCTTCGCCCGGGAGAACATCGCTCCGTAG
- the speA gene encoding biosynthetic arginine decarboxylase, with amino-acid sequence MKTQPEQAWTPEDSAALYGIRDWGAGYFDLADNGDVTVKVRFPEGEVAVSLMDIVAGIEQRGHAMPVLLRIENLLDARITLLNESFRAAIARAGYGGEYRGVFPVKVNQQCQVIEEITRFGARYCHGLEAGSKAELVLALASLQDGGLLICNGYKDREFIDLGLWAQKLGIRCFFVIESPTELPILLERSRALGVRPLIGARVKVSAKVGGLWTETSGDRSSFGLSTTQLIAVVDTLKAQGMLDCLQLLHCHLGSQIPDIQDIRAGVLEACRYYIDLIREGAPLGYLDLGGGLAVDYMGGRANHVHSRNYTLDEYCGDIVEMVMATLDPQGVSHPHIVTESGRATVAYASMLLFNILDVMHFEPAALPETLPADAHELLRSLFGVHASLGAADLLESYHDALYARDEIRELYKRGQVNLRERSLAENLFLAIAQGIAARLGSLERVPPELAGLQESLADIYYGNFSVFQSLPDTWAIGQVFPVLPIHRHRERPAREGIISDLTCDCDGKLDAFFDARGERSTLPLHPLRDGEEYLLGVFLMGAYQETLGDLHNLFGDTHVVSVRINADGSFDVLKEICGDSIADVLSYVEYHPQTLFEGFRNTAEEAVRKGKITVAERQRIVEDFSASLRGYTYYER; translated from the coding sequence ATGAAGACCCAACCCGAACAGGCCTGGACCCCGGAAGACTCCGCCGCCCTTTACGGCATCCGCGACTGGGGGGCCGGCTATTTCGACCTGGCAGACAATGGCGACGTCACGGTCAAGGTACGGTTTCCCGAGGGCGAGGTCGCCGTTTCGCTGATGGACATCGTCGCCGGCATCGAGCAGCGCGGCCATGCGATGCCGGTGCTGCTGCGCATCGAAAACCTGCTCGATGCCCGGATCACCCTGCTCAACGAATCGTTCCGCGCCGCCATCGCCCGCGCCGGCTACGGCGGGGAATACCGGGGGGTGTTTCCGGTCAAGGTGAACCAGCAGTGCCAGGTCATCGAGGAGATCACCCGTTTCGGCGCCCGCTACTGCCACGGCCTGGAGGCCGGCAGCAAGGCCGAACTGGTTCTCGCCCTCGCTTCCCTGCAGGACGGCGGGCTGCTGATCTGCAACGGCTACAAGGACCGGGAGTTCATCGACCTGGGGCTCTGGGCGCAGAAGCTGGGAATCCGCTGCTTCTTCGTCATCGAATCGCCGACGGAGCTCCCCATCCTGCTCGAGCGCAGCCGGGCCCTCGGCGTGCGGCCGCTGATCGGGGCGCGGGTGAAGGTCTCGGCCAAGGTCGGCGGCCTCTGGACCGAGACCAGCGGCGACCGCAGCAGCTTCGGGCTGAGCACGACCCAGCTGATCGCCGTGGTCGACACCCTCAAGGCGCAGGGGATGCTCGACTGCCTGCAGTTGCTGCACTGCCATCTCGGCTCCCAGATCCCCGACATCCAGGACATCCGCGCCGGCGTGCTGGAGGCCTGCCGCTACTATATCGACCTGATCCGGGAAGGGGCGCCGCTGGGCTACCTCGACCTGGGCGGGGGCCTCGCCGTCGACTACATGGGGGGGCGCGCCAACCACGTCCATTCCCGCAACTACACCCTTGACGAGTACTGCGGCGACATCGTCGAGATGGTCATGGCCACCCTCGATCCGCAGGGGGTGTCCCATCCCCACATCGTCACGGAATCGGGTCGGGCCACCGTCGCCTACGCCTCGATGCTCCTCTTCAACATCCTCGACGTCATGCACTTCGAGCCCGCCGCCCTGCCGGAGACGCTTCCCGCCGACGCCCACGAACTGCTCCGCAGCCTGTTCGGCGTCCACGCCTCCCTCGGCGCCGCCGACCTGCTGGAGAGCTACCATGACGCCCTTTACGCCCGCGACGAGATCCGCGAGCTGTACAAACGCGGCCAGGTCAACCTGCGGGAGCGGTCGCTGGCCGAAAACCTCTTCCTGGCCATCGCCCAGGGAATCGCCGCCCGGCTCGGCAGCCTCGAGCGGGTGCCGCCCGAGCTCGCCGGCCTGCAGGAGAGCCTGGCCGACATCTACTACGGCAACTTCAGCGTCTTCCAGTCGCTGCCCGACACCTGGGCCATCGGCCAGGTCTTTCCGGTGCTGCCGATCCACCGGCACCGGGAAAGGCCCGCTCGCGAAGGGATCATCTCCGACCTCACCTGCGACTGCGACGGCAAGCTCGACGCCTTCTTCGACGCCCGCGGCGAGCGCAGCACCCTGCCGCTGCATCCGCTCAGGGACGGCGAAGAATACCTGCTCGGCGTCTTCCTGATGGGGGCCTACCAGGAGACCCTGGGGGATCTGCACAACCTCTTCGGCGACACCCACGTGGTCAGCGTGCGGATCAACGCCGACGGCAGCTTCGACGTGCTGAAGGAGATCTGCGGCGACAGCATCGCCGATGTGCTCAGCTACGTCGAATACCATCCCCAGACCCTCTTCGAGGGTTTTCGCAACACCGCCGAAGAGGCGGTGCGCAAGGGAAAGATCACGGTGGCCGAGCGCCAGCGGATCGTCGAGGATTTTTCCGCCAGCCTGCGCGGGTATACCTACTACGAGAGGTAG
- a CDS encoding cytochrome b5 domain-containing protein, which translates to MTREELAGYDGREGRPAYVAVHGKIYDFTGSKLWAAGSHLQQHQAGQDLTEALLKAPHVRAVIERFPVIGQLEEPAPQPAPALGRWLLGAAALAVAVFVFMLLR; encoded by the coding sequence ATGACCCGTGAGGAACTGGCCGGATACGACGGCCGCGAAGGGCGACCTGCCTACGTGGCGGTGCACGGCAAGATCTACGACTTCACCGGCAGCAAGCTGTGGGCCGCGGGCAGCCATCTGCAGCAGCACCAGGCGGGACAGGATCTGACCGAGGCGCTGCTGAAGGCCCCCCATGTCCGCGCCGTAATCGAACGCTTCCCGGTCATCGGCCAGCTCGAGGAACCGGCGCCGCAGCCCGCTCCCGCCCTGGGCAGGTGGCTGCTCGGCGCGGCGGCGCTGGCCGTCGCCGTCTTCGTCTTCATGCTGCTGCGCTGA